One window of the Cryptococcus gattii WM276 chromosome E, complete sequence genome contains the following:
- a CDS encoding Hypothetical Protein (Similar to TIGR gene model, INSD accession AAW43824.1), with translation MSSIPGTVKLSFRTANRSTHIRPAFAASCRCLTRSNNAAAADTQRRTFFSLPDLTKIASLVPGQGQEDTSESSRAQGVEIDGEVQRFHARKILPYSQVQLYSLVSDVPSYASFIPFCKSSTVLAPSSPGFSSTREWVGWKPEDKPFEVLAELAVGFGGLEERYVSKVVGKPYESVVATASNQTPMFKTLTTSWTFSPASSISPHPSFGSPSSNSSNSRIPNSTSPADPTQGPSLLTIDLAFSFINPLHRIASQAVLPKVAEKMVEAFEERCLKVWGQAKQ, from the exons ATGTCCTCCATACCAGGCACAGTAAAGCTTTCTTTCAGGACGGCAAACCGCTCAACACACATCCGCCCGGCTTTCGCAGCTTCCTGTCGATGCCTTACTCGCTCGAACAATGCCGCCGCCGCCGACACCCAGCGTCGAACATTCTTCTCTTTGCCGGACCTCACAAAAATTGCCAGTCTTGTGCCAGGACAGGGTCAAGAAGATACCAGCGAGAGCTCCCGGGCTCAAGGAGTAGAGATTGACGGTGAGGTGCAACGGTTTCATGCCAGGAAGATCTTACC GTATTCTCAGGTACAGCTGTATTCTCTAGTCTCAGATGTCCCTTCTTACGCATCTTTTATTCCTTTCTGCAAATCCTCGACTGTCCTTGCGCCATCTTCACCTGGCTTCTCTTCAACAAGAGAATGGGTAGGATGGAAACCAGAGGATAAGCCATTCGAGGTGCTGGCAGAATTAGCGGTCGGATTCGGAGGATTAGAAGAGAGATATGTCAGTAAGGTCGTAGGCAAACCATACGAGAGTGTTGTT GCCACAGCTTCAAATCAGACTCCTATGTTCAAAACCCTAACCACATCTTGGACTTTCAGCCCTGCTTCATCAATATCTCCTCACCCATCATTCGGCAGTCCTTCCTCTAACTCTTCAAACTCACGGATTCCGAATTCCACATCGCCTGCGGACCCCACGCAAGGTCCCAGTTTGTTAACCATTGACTTAGCCTTCAGCTTCATCAACCCGTTACATAGGATTGCCAGTCAAGCCGTGTTACCCAAAGTTGCAGAAAAAATGGTCGAGGCTTTTGAGGAGAGATGTTTGAAGGTTTGGGGACAAGCAAAACAATGA
- a CDS encoding uncharacterized protein (Similar to TIGR gene model, INSD accession AAW43475.1), whose amino-acid sequence MTTAVYHTTRPALFASTFHSAVEHSSPHNNADLYPPSSLQQSVTVSKMTLVNHASVDAESEVAASLPEEACPIEEASDDIKKPSSTHRAEDRTQNPPLTPKHEASTSEASMKSNRYMTKLEDFELIRVLGKGCAGRVLLVKHSQHNTIHAMKAISKRSVFTHNELKHTMTEVSILRRMAVQEPHNRFVSKLHCSFTDQENFYFVMEFYPGGDLATQMEIYGILGDHRTRFYASDITQGLEDLHRHGIIVRDLKPENILLNAKGHAVLADFGLSKKFAYRGDPKPVRVVTYPGQEKLPVWAGKGAGSYRSQSGGGGKLVVDKAHSFVGTSEYLSPEVVKRGDYSYAVDWWALGCIVFEGVVGRVPFRKGDEDPPVVLWNKILYGSWDDCFRDPKLARYTPDQTTYEFIDALLQKDPMRRITEPYVKQHEYFSMIDWSTVQRGEYQDPHGLHIHPTAEYNTRYFPKLCLQEHPSVDMSTHDLRDYEVSSGKSTPMNDNALYKLELARYRKELDAFNWSRDWETVSVGERESEMGSEVGSDFIEEPVVDQGAETQGEADRLIEGAADYEEDTFDQNLIPATSEGLSVPVDCPDPSESRSLHVPPTISPENTPVAPTLSLPSTTSEFDAATFSPAATFGLRPSATEGLVNSILAAQPKGNHEDRGNEVKTPFMELALKQLESLGIEITIAAKNNTPMVKDAEVMSEEVTNAQARQLDDLSTDMESANGIQDGSNGMDNTDKSLSSSRSLSFHAPSNEELIPLVPAPPAPTSFIPPPISAQPGSILNPLPSQAMANPHPLPTTVYDSLDLPTDLPMSGLSVSDVISVPSLSVSHAPPRLVRRHSRRNSEIPIPLARLSVELHGTITRLEDEEWEELASNKGGIPTAPNGGRATPYFFRSFTGLRHKPSTLVSSSLRRHYGPGSDISSNGSSASPT is encoded by the exons ATGACAACTGCCGTCTATCACACCACACGGCCCGCACTATTCGCGTCTACCTTCCATTCCGCTGTTGAACATTCATCACCCCATAATAACGCAGATCTGTACCCTCCCTCATCTCTTCAGCAGTCGGTTACCGTCTCAAAAATGACGCTTGTTAATCATGCTTCTGTTGACGCAGAAAGTGAAGTTGCTGCCAGCCTTCCAGAAGAAGCCTGTCCGATTGAAGAAGCTTCTGATGACATCAAAAAACCATCAAGCACCCATAGAGCTGAAGACAGGACCCAGAATCCACCACTCACTCCAAAACATGAGGCAAGCACATCAGAAGCGTCTATGAAAAGCAACCGCTATATGACGAAATTGGAGGATTTCGAGCTGATCCGCGTGCTGGGTAAAGGTTGTGCCGGTAGA GTGTTGCTTGTCAAGCACTCCCAACACAATACTATCCATGCCATGAAAGCCATATCAAAGCGTTCTGTGTTCACTCATAATGAGCTGAAACACACCATGACAGAAGTATCTATCCTCCGTCGTATGGCTGTACAAGAACCACATAATCGTTTCGTCTCAAAACTCCATTGCTCTTTCACGGACCAAGAAAACTTCTACTTTGTAATGGAATTCTATCCAGGGGGAGATCTAGCGACACAAATGGAGATCTATGGTATCTTAGGGGATCACAGGACACGATTCTACGCATCAGACATCACACAAGGATTGGAAGACTT ACATCGTCATGGTATTATCGTCCGCGACCTCAAGCCTGAGAACATCCTTCTTAATGCAAAGGGCCATGCTGTTTTGGCGGACTTTGGTCTCAGTAAGAAGTTTGCTTACAGAGGAGACCCCAAACCCGTACGTGTTGTGACATATCCTGGACAAGAAAAATTACCTGTTTGGGCTGGCAAGGGTGCTGGAAGCTACAGGTCACAGTcgggtggaggaggaaaatTGGTTGTTGATAAAGCTCACAGTTTC GTTGGCACATCAGAATATTTG TCTCCTGAAGTTGTGAAACGCGGAGATTATTCGTATGCCGTAGACTGGTGGGCGTTGGGTTGTATTGTTTTTGAAGGGGTAGTAGGACGAGTTCCATTCCGAAAAGGAGACGAAGACCCCCCT GTGGTCTTATGGAACAAGATATTATATGGTTCATGGGACGACTGTTTCAGAGATCCCAAGCTGGCAAGGTACACCCCTGATCAGACGACATATGAATTCATTGACGCT CTTTTACAGAAGGATCCTATGAGAAGGATTACGGAACCTTACGTGAAGCAACACGAATACTTTTCTATGAT CGACTGGAGTACGGTTCAGCGCGGTGAATACCAGGATCCGCACGGTCTCCACATCCACCCCACCGCAGAATACAATACTCGATACTTCCCTAAACTTTGCCTGCAAGAACATCCTTCTGTCGACATGTCCACTCATGACCTACGTGACTACGAGGTCAGTAGTGGGAAGAGTACTCCCATGAATGACAATGCCTTGTACAAACTCGAACTGGCAAGATATCGAAAAGAGCTGGACGCATTTAATTGGTCGAGAGATTGGGAGACTGTATCGGTTGGTGAAAGAGAGAGCGAGATGGGGAGTGAGGTAGGAAGTGATTTTATTGAAGAACCTGTTGTCGATCAGGGGGCAGAAACACAGGGCGAAGCAGACAGATTAATTGAAGGGGCAGCTGATTACGAGGAAGACACTTTTGATCAGAACCTCATCCCAGCAACTTCAGAGGGCTTATCCGTACCAGTTGACTGTCCCGACCCTTCTGAGTCAAGATCTCTTCATGTGCCCCCAACAATTTCACCGGAGAACACTCCAGTCGCCCCCACTTTGTCTTTACCCTCGACGACTTCAGAGTTCGACGCCGCTACGTTCTCGCCTGCCGCTACTTTTGGCTTACGCCCGTCTGCAACCGAAGGGCTTGTCAACTCTATTCTGGCGGCACAACCCAAGGGTAACCATGAAGACAGAGGGAATGAAGTGAAGACACCTTTCATGGAACTTGCTCTCAAGCAACTAGAGTCCCTAGGGATTGAAATCACGATTGCGGCGAAGAATAATACCCCAATGGTCAAGGATGCGGAAGTAATGTCGGAAGAGGTAACAAACGCTCAGGCCAGGCAACTTGATGACTTGTCTACTGACATGGAGTCTGCTAATGGAATTCAGGATGGTTCCAATGGTATGGATAACACGGACAAGtctctctcatcttccagATCGCTCTCTTTCCACGCTCCATCCAATGAGGAACTCATACCTTTGGTTCCAGCTCCTCCTGCACCTACCAGCTTTATTCCCCCTCCCATCTCGGCTCAGCCAGGATCTATTCTTAaccctcttccttcccaaGCGATGGCAAATCCACATCCTCTTCCCACCACTGTATATGACAGTCTTGATCTTCCAACGGACCTCCCCATGTCGGGTCTGTCTGTATCAGACGTCATTTCTGTCCCTTCCCTCAGCGTGAGTCACGCACCTCCACGACTCGTTAGACGTCATTCGCGCAGAAACAGCGAGATTCCTATCCCACTTGCTCGCCTCAGCGTTGAGTTACATGGCACAATAACTCgtttggaagatgaagagtGGGAGGAGCTGGCCTCGAACAAGGGAGGTATCCCAACAGCGCCCAATGGCGGTCGGGCTACTCCTTACTTTTTTCGTAGCTTTACAGGCCTGCGGCATAAACCGTCCACCCTAGTATCCTCGTCGTTGAGGAGACATTATGGCCCTGGCTCCGATATATCCTCCAACGGTTCCTCTGCAAGTCCCACTTAG
- a CDS encoding Hypothetical Protein (Similar to TIGR gene model, INSD accession AAW43474.1), whose product MDWEDDSAVKLYLNRRAPDGQEEIQQEMGELVETNQNGVSETQSEFSSYNTGLSTVHESPDANTAPNVALFPAVSETGSKNPHLTISTSNQGPAERYLSPSAKFTLQLLLHPSDLPDGVTFDPSSDSLVPRPKMSSPSAEEPRKRLFTIPRNANVVDVIEQGLERFGVQEGVVDGGDEIEDKVGKRRSMIRVRYCLGVIIDGRAREERQLPTSSKILEAYPSPPMFKPMEKSTPESRRRSRDFSNHLGSMGDIRESDPVFVLRKVLPRGLAGAMVDGLMASTLTTPLTNATLSTTSSSPRSPAEIIAAQRAASRSRQLSILSSTNKSEGVDVVLPSSQGTFRSAKQVDEKGSHVMRYSYIDEGGETYDISELLEQEWGKGKVKAGEEVGEKEEFGMSLVGNGQNVRPRGLLRQGTDISDYHTAQSTPEPGANPGIDQVEILDDLRPHSLERSEEDILQSAVQRASQDGQSAGLEEALKRVLDRVKEGSNKGSTGPEDVVQSQSSTPSGRMTPQQSMTVDPQATPRASDYQFHQNSHALDQSRSSSRQTNCEYEDTAMSVNRIISRHRQHPSIASIMSDIESNNGSVRSRECSSEPPGISDVDENTDTGFQGSGSGYEANFNDRSSTPATATSSSHPTPPFSGGAFAYTRAVNTSSPSPRMPISYQDDFGMKDMMAVIRTRAREYRRPLIKPKSKEGRKRGSLASKASSLSDEQPGANCQADELINEVDRHFIGEKIDWDEIHPEIKGCFPGVQERLDKFDRELDELLAEIGALVAL is encoded by the exons ATGGATTGGGAGGATGACTCTGCAGTTAAGCTATATCTTAACAGACGAGCGCCAGATGGTCAAGAGGAAATCCAGCAAGAAATGGGAGAACTGGTAGAAACGAACCAGAATGGGGTGTCAGAGACACAAAGCGAGTTCTCAAGCTATAACACCGGGTTGTCAACCGTGCATGAGAGCCCAGATGCCAATACGGCGCCCAACGTAGCCCTTTTTCCTGCTGTGTCCGAGACTGGAAGTAAGAACCCCCATCTCACGATATCCACCTCCAATCAGGGCCCTGCAGAAAGATATCTATCCCCATCGGCAAAATTCACTCTTCAGCTTCTACTTCATCCTTCTGACCTTCCTGATGGAGTCACATTTGATCCATCGTCTGATTCTCTGGTTCCCCGTCCTAAAATGTCATCGCCATCCGCTGAAGAGCCTCGGAAGAGACTTTTCACAATTCCACGTAACGCGAATGTAGTGGATGTCATTGAACAAGGATTAGAAAGGTTTGGCGTCCAAGAAGGTGTAGTGGATGGAGGCGATGAGATCGAGGACAAAGttgggaaaagaaggagtATGATCAGGGTCAGATATTGCCTGGGTGTAATCATCGACGGGAGAG CACGTGAAGAGAGACAGCTGCCAACTTCATCCAAGATACTGGAAGCTTACCCCTCCCCTCCGATGTTCAAGCCTATGGAGAAAAGCACACCCGAAAGCCGACGACGTTCCAGAGATTTTAGTAACCACCTGGGTTCCATGGGGGATATTAGAGAAAGTGACCCTGTTTTCGTTCTTCGTAAGGTTCTGCCTCGAGGGCTTGCAGGCGCAATGGTCGATGGCCTGATGGCATCTACATTGACCACACCTTTGACGAACGCGACGCTCTCCACTACCTCTTCTAGTCCACGCTCACCCGCTGAGATTATTGCGGCCCAGCGTGCAGCCTCTCGTTCTCGTCAGCTCTCTATCTTGTCGTCGACCAATAAATCTGAAGGCGTGGATGTCGTacttccatcttctcaaGGAACTTTCCGCTCAGCGAAGCAAGTAGACGAAAAAGGAAGTCATGTTATGAGATATAGCTATATCGACGAGGGCGGAGAGACATATGATATCTCGGAGCTTTTGGAGCAGGAATGGGGCAAAGGCAAGGTCAAGGCGGGTGAAGAGGTgggggagaaggaagagttcGGCATGAGCTTGGTGGGGAATGGACAGAATGTACGGCCGCGGGGATTGTTGAGACAAGGGACGGACATATCAGATTATCACACTGCCCAAAGTACACCCGAGCCTGGTGCCAATCCCGGCATCGACCAAGTCGAAATTTTAGATGACTTGCGACCCCACTCTCTAGAAAGGAGCGAAGAAGATATTTTGCAAAGTGCTGTCCAGCGGGCTAGCCAAGATGGTCAATCTGCTGGACTGGAAGAAGCATTGAAAAGGGTGTTGGATCGAGTGAAAGAAGGTTCTAATAAGGGTAGTACAGGTCCAGAGGATGTTGTCCAATCCCAAAGTAGCACGCCAAGTGGAAGAATGACGCCGCAGCAG AGCATGACGGTTGACCCACAGGCTACTCCACGCGCATCAGACTATCAGTTTCATCAGAACAGCCACGCCCTTGATCAATCGCGCTCGAGTTCTCGTCAGACAAACTGCGAATATGAAGACACAGCGATGAGCGTCAATCGCATCATTTCACGCCACCGACAACATCCCTCTATCGCTTCCATCATGTCAGATATTGAATCGAACAACGGATCAGTCCGTTCTCGCGAGTGTTCTTCTGAGCCTCCAGGCATTAGCGATGTGGACGAGAACACCGACACCGGTTTTCAAGGTTCTGGTTCGGGCTATGAAGCGAACTTCAATGACCGCAGTTCCACACCTGCTACAGCcacatcttcttctcatcccACCCCGCCATTCAGTGGAGGAGCATTTGCGTACACCCGTGCTGTGAATACTTCGTCGCCGTCACCCCGGATGCCCATCAGCTATCAGGATGACTTCGGGATGAAGGATATGATGGCAGTCATTAGGACCAGGGCAAGAGAGTATCGCCGCCCTCTTATCAAACCCAAATCGAAAGAGGGCCGGAAGCGTGGTAGTTTGGCAAGTAAAGCTTCGTCACTGTCGGATGAACAGCCAGGAGCTAATTGCCAAGCCGATGAATTGATAAACGAAGTGGATAGACACTTCATTGGAGAGAAAATTGATTGGGATGAGATCCACCCAGAAATTAAGGGGTGTTTCCCAGGCGTGCAAGAGCGATTGGACAAGTTTGACAGGGAACTGGATGAGTTGCTGGCCGAAATCGGTGCTTTAGTAGCATTATGA
- a CDS encoding uncharacterized protein (Similar to SGTC gene model, INSD accession EAL20796.1) has translation MATLTAQPQTTGSQLHQPLTDMQEHEYDDRPESPLSSSFFIEGDIEMDRDHADFYYQQQQQALLYQQHHQQHGLEPGAARMAARHARMNADGDSDDGFSDEESDSDSMPDESIDFSLTYALHTFLATVEGQASVVKGDSLVLLDDANSYWWLVRVLKTEDVGYIPAENIETPYERLARLNKHRNVDLAAATLTEKQLGEMQSREKLKGAIAAKGRNARQGSNEGSDDSGARRVVFAPPTYVDHPGVTWSSDEESGEDDHEPDEAEEQENRDEDQIEDGKFVQEVMDVDQSMDDMEPDDGVEWADDAAERERQKALDKRAQAQIQQSSIQPKSNNPFAPRVDSNTAADAVTTDRPGDSTTSLATSDSNPILDPAAANPNTRKVTATPAVANDPLLPSAVVQQSQRKVSNQSTSSVYSTISASSSS, from the exons ATGGCAACCCTTACCGCCCAGCCACAGACAACGGGGTCTCAGCTACACCAGCCCCTCACGGATATGCAGGAGCATGAGTATGACGACCGTCCAGAATCACcactctcttcctcgtTTTTCATAGAGGGAGACATAGAGATGGATCGGGATCACGCGGACTTCTATTAtcagcaacaacaacaagcTCTGCTCTACCAGCAAcatcatcaacaacatGGACTCGAACCTGGTGCAGCAAGGATGGCAGCGAGGCACGCGAGGATGAATGCAGATGGCGACAGTGATGACGGGTTCAGCGATGAGGAGAGTGACTCGGACAGCATGCCTGATGAGAGTATCGACTTTAGTCTCACCTATGCTCT GCATACATTCTTGGCAACTGTGGAAGGGCAAGCTTCCGTCGTCAAAGGCGACTCTCTTGTCCTCCTCGACGACGCGAATTCTTATTGGTGGCTCGTGCGCGTCCTCAAAACAGAGGATGTAGGTTATATTCCCGCGGAGAATATCGAGACCCCCTACGAGCGTCTAGCGAGGCTCAACAAGCATCGCAATGTCGATCTCGCCGCTGCAACATTGACAGAGAAGCAACTAGGTGAAATGCAATCGAGAGAAAAGCTCAAAGGGGCTATTGCTGCGAAGGGGAGAAATGCGAGACAAGGTTCCAACGAAGGCTCAGACGACAGCGGCGCAAGGAGAGTCGTGTTTGCGCCGCCGACATATGTTGACCATCCTGGTGTCACCTGGAGCTCAGATGAAGAATCTGGTGAAGATGACCATGAGCCTGATGAGGCCGAGGAACAAGAAAACAGAGATGAGGATCAGATCGAAGATGGGAAGTTTGTTCAAGAAGTGATGGACGTGGATCAGAGTATGGATGATATGGAACCAGATGATGGCGTCGAATGGGCGGATGATGCGGCCGAAAGAGAAAGACAGAAAGCTTTGGACAAACGCGCTCAAGCGCAAATCCAACAGAGCAGTATACAACCAAAGTCCAACAATCCTTTTGCCCCTCGAGTAGATTCAAATACGGCTGCCGATGCGGTCACGACTGACCGTCCAGGAGATTCGACGACCTCTCTTGCAACTTCTGACAGTAATCCTATCCTTGACCCTGCGGCTGCCAATCCCAATACTAGGAAGGTTACTGCTACTCCTGCAGTCGCAAACGACCCACTTTTACCCTCTGCTGTGGTTCAACAAAGCCAGCGTAAAGTCAGTAACCAATCGACATCTTCCGTCTATTCTACAATCTCCGCGAGCTCCTCT TCCTGA